The nucleotide window TTCAGTGTTCTATGTAAGGGGATCCATTCAGTGTTCTATGTACGGGGATCCATTCAATGTTCTATGTAAGGAGATCCATTCAGTGTTCTATGTACGGGGATTCATTCAGTGTTCTATGTAAGAGGATCCATTCAGTGTTCTATGTACGGGGATCCATTCAGTGTTCTATGTAAGGAGATCCATTCAGTGTTCTATGTACGGGGATTCATTCAGTGTTCTATGTAAGGGGATCCATTCAGTGTTCTATGTAAGAAGATCCATTCAGTGTTCTATGTATTAAGAGGATCCATTCAGTGTTCTATGTATTAAGAGGATTCATTCAGTGTTCTATGTACGGGGATTCATTCAGTGTTCTATGTACGGGGACCCATTAAGTGTTCTATGTAAGGGGATCCATTCAGTGTTCTATTTAAGAGGATCCATTCAGTGTTCTATGTAAGGGAATCCATTCAGTGTTCTATGTAAGGGGATCCATTCAGTGTTCTATTTAAGAGGATCCATTCAGTGTTCTATGCAAGATGATCCATTCAGTGTTCTATGCAAGAGGATTCATTCAGTGTTCTATGTAAGGGGATCCATTCAGTGTTCTATTTAAGAGGATCCATTCAGTGTTCTATTTAAGAGGATCCATTCAGTGTTCTATGCAAGAGGATTCATTCAGTGTTCTATGCAAGGGGATCCATTCAGTGTTCTATGTAAGGGGATCCATTCAGTGTTCTATGTAAGAAGATCCATTCAGTGTTCTATGTATTAAGAGGATCCATTCAGTGTTCTATGTAAGATGATCCATTCAGTGTTCTATGTAAGGGAATCCATTCAGTGTTCTGTGTAAGGGGATCCATTCAGTGTTCTATGTAAGGAGATCCATTCAGTGTTCTATGTACGGGGATTCATTCAGTGTTCTGTGTAAGGGGATCCATTCAGTGTTCTATGTAAGGGGATCCATTCAGTGTTCTATGTAAGGGGATCCATTCAGTGTTCTATGTAAGGGGATCCATTAAGTGTTCTATGTACGGGGATTCATTCAGTGTTCTATGTACTCAGAACACATAACCAACATTGGGGAATAAATTCAAACTTGTtgttaaggtattccatgtataatgaaaggataatgaacaattttgaaggatttagatcaacataaatgtttattgttaaataatgatgaaagtgaagcagacaaaactcacatgactggtaaatgattagaagctgacctttttgcacttaagactttttggaagagttgtctgccctttgcaaaaataagaaaaatctaattttctaaaaaaaattgtgtggtcaatgattaattttatttcatattttcattaagagtaggtgtatgtaactttctaccaagagatttgtatgtaatataatttctttttaaaatattgtaataaaacatgcctttcccatatacttcaatgttaaattctaggtgaaataaatcaagcagtaaacaaaattttaaaaattcctatggtggattatttttatttgatgagcccttcaaaatgataccatgattacaaaaattccaccatccatttattagatatgaaatgtggtcattatacattgaataccttaaacaGAGAGTAACACCAGCCTTGGCACCTAACTTTTGTTATGTGCATTGCCAATGTAGAGTTGAAAATGGCTaagtcattttttaaatcagcCATTGTCATCAGATGGTTCAGGTCCTTCCCAATTTTTCTTCTAATaattatacgcccgtcgaagacgggatgtattatggtatggcatcgtccgtctgtctgtccggaccttgtgggcaggatacagactgaaccataagccctaggactttacaacttggtacatttgatcaccatgatgagaggaagatgcctattctttttcaaggtcaaggtcgtagtatcacttattaggaaaaccttgtgggcaggatacaaaccgaaccgttagctccaggatattataacttggtatatttgatcaccatgatgagaggaagttCTAGGTCAAAGtcgtatcactttttaggaaaaccttgtggacaggatacaaaccgaaccgtaagctccaggacattataacttggtatatttgatcatcatgatgagaggaaggtgcctattgtttttcaaggtcaaaggtcaaggtcgtagtatcacttattatgaaaaccttgtgggcaggatacaaaccgaaccgtaagctccaggatattataacttggtatatttgatcatgatgagaggaaggtgcctattgtttttcaaggtcaaggtcgtagtatcacttattaggaaaaccttgtgggcaggatacaaaccgaaccgttagcatatttatgaagtagcgcattctaaggctatcccactttatatcttgatatccatttctacaagcataataatgaattagctcacagaggacagtgttaacttcactaaaatatgaatcccactaaattatgttttccttgagcaaaatctactggcgtattatgccacgttggcatTGCTCTTGTTTTCTTATGTAATAATAATATACACTATGCTGGATAGTGATACACTAAAACCACTATTCTGGCTAATGTTTATTGATAAAgataacaatatatattcccATAACAAATCATAAATGTTTAAACCTGGCAAATCAACAACATTCATAAATGTTCAAATGTGGCAAATCAACAACATACATGTTTAAACCTGGCAAAACAATGTCTTGATTTCAACAACATGCATACTAAAACTTTGTACATTAACAACGCTTAGAATATGAAAACTAGTAACATGATTACAGTATATTAAATACGCATTGCTCAACAATGATGTATATTTGCCATTTAACAATAATATACTGAGTGTTTTTCCATCTCTTTGCAATATTTAACAAGAAAATATCACTAACAACATTTTGCAAAGAATCTAAACAACATATATACTATTTCTGACTGAATCATTAGACGACACCGTCAGCTCGAAAATGATTCTTAAGAGTATGCTTCGAGAATGATTCTTTAAGAGTATGCTACGAGTAGCAACTTTAAATTCACACAGAAAATGATTCAGAATACAAAGCAGACTGGGATAAGCTACAAAATGTGAGTAATCaacaatatacaagtatatatgaCCATGCTCTTTTGACTGAAAGGAAAATACACGCATGTCGTAAATGAAAGTATACAAGAAAATAATCGCATCGCATAGTAAAGACGTAACCTGGAGATTGGAACAAAAATCAAGATGTCAACTGATGTTGGATAAAAGCAACATAAttcttacatgtaatatatacatgtatccgtGCAAATTACTGAATGTTCCTTGAAGTTTACACAGGGATAAAAATGTTTCACTCGAGTAGGATGCAGGAAACCAAAAGGACACTTTATATCAAATATGGAAGAGTTAGTGTTATTGGAAAAAGTGCAACCAAATTTTAAACAAGACCATGGGTCACATttctcacccgagtcaccttggccctgccattgATCAGATGTTGTGTttgtaaaagatttttttatccaTCTTCATTCCCATGAAAAAATTTGACCTCATATTCACTGCGAGTCTAACCTCACCACAAaagatcacaacataactgaaaatgaattcacataacagagatgcctcaacaccaacaTGACTAACCTGATCTTGCTGTtttggataagaccaaggtcattAATCATGAAGACCTTGCCAAAAGAAATCTATGTACAtcatatgaaagctctatcttaaatagttcaggaaatattaaATAGGtatgatttttattaaaagaagTCCAACGTCCAGGTCACAATATCGAGCTTCACAAAATAATAGTCTTGCAATAAAGAACCgatttacaaaatttgaaatatagaaGTCAAAAAGACCAAACCCAATTGTGTGCCAAGGTGTTGCAATAAAGAAACTAATGTATATGCAAAATTAGAATGCCCCACCGAAAATagttatgaatatatttaataggttatgttttcttaaaagtaggtcaaactgcGAGTtcatggtcaaagatcatgatAAGAATTGAAAGGTCTTaattgccataagaaatatatatacaggatATGAAAGATCCatctaatgcctcgttcacacgaagaatttaattcgcattaaacataagttaatgcgaattaaatctgaactgCGTTCACATGGAGATTTTAATGcacattagtttacttcgaattaaaattgacgtcgcgatttaatttacttcgcattagctccgtgtgaacgctaagcgaagctaattcgaattaactgtagacgcatgcgtaatggccaatttgggtcacatgcatcatacccatggtcagctatatatattaatgttagttttgtacgaaaaactaagcaaaatgataataatcactaaaaacatgtacaaacagcatgtcattagataatgtcagacataaatatgtgctctgcataggcatactgagtaatacatgtggaaggaattgtttttaaatacgacaacgttttaaaatagtgataatatgattttcttatttacattttttaaaacaaatatgccgctcattgttaatttttataccatatgacgtcatagtagacttataatacgtattagtaattaaaattaCGTTACAACAatagtcagcggaatggtgaaaaagacgtgccgaagttttaaaattgggcccatgaagaaacaaGATATTGTCTTGATTGAATGTTGGTTGTCAGAGGAAATAAgaagtaatttcttgggaacatataaataaacatgacaAAAAACTCTTTATGTGTAGATCAGTTAtgtatgtaaattgtaaacatgtagtatactacatataggcctatataacgttttgaacaaagaattctgtatctacacaatattcagtaaaatatccataaaaataattttcagtaACAAAGTCTATTCTATTATTTCGTgcaccctttaatagagatgcatacgaatttaatgcgcattagtttacttagCATTAAacattaccgccgtgtgaacgctatttaattcgaattagtttaatgcgcattattttactttgcatcaaatttgattcgaagtaaaatttaatgcgcatccgtgtgaacgaggcattaaaaTAGTTCGGGATATTTTgtataggtcagatttttattaaaagtaggtcaaacttccaggtcaaggtaacaatatcacacaccattgcatcacagAGGTCTTTTCGTAAAAGatgtaaatatgaaaaccctagcCTAGATAGTTCAAGAGATAATTTCCccatatatcagcatataacactttgaaCCCCCTTTATATTATTGCCACACTCTACCCCCAggagtcatgatttgaacaaacttgaatctgctctgTGTcgggaagcttttatgtaaatgttaacttttctcactcagtagttcttgaaaagaagatttttcaagattttccctttatgcatgtaaaactttgatcccccattgtggccccatcctattcCCGGGAACcgtaatttgaacaaacttgaatctgcactatgtcaggaagctttcatgtaaatttgaacttttctggcccagtggttcttgagaagatttttaaatgacccaaccccattttttcattttcataattatctccctttagaAGGaggtatggcccttcatttaataaacttaaatccccttcacccgTGGATGATGTATACCAagattgattgaaattggcccagttgttctggagaagaagatgaaaatgtgaaaagtttacagacggatggacaaaACAGGTAATCaaaatagctcacttgagctttcagctcaggtacGCTAAAAATATGTGTGCACAAAAAACTTGCATGTAACTAGCAAACGCAAACAAATTGCCCCATTGATTTGTGAAGAGGTACCATGAGAATGGGTCACACTCCTGTCAGCATGATGAGAATTGTGTAGAATTCGGTGTAACTTAACTTTGCATGTGGTCTACCCTGGTAAATGTCATAGATGCATTATGTCTACCCAGGTAAATGTCATAGATGCATTATGGAAAGTAGATGACTTACCATATAAGCAGAAGGTTtagcaaggatttaattttggcagtACTAGCGAAAGTGATTagatcgctaaaattgaatatcgctaacaatttacTCCATATTGGAGGTAAGAACTGtctttcctggaattataaagtcgctaaaattagctcccgctaaatatatatacccttTTCTATGGGAAAATTGCTAAACTTGTGTCTCCTAAAACTTCCACTTAAACAGTATTTGCAATTTGTGTGGTGCATTACCAAATGATGGATCATGCCAATCCATTTTCAGCATGAAAAGTTCCGATTAGTAGTTGCAACAAAACTGTGATAAAGGGATCTCCAGATGAAAACCTTGGTGAGAAAGTACAAACATGGAACCAGCCATAGAGTGAGCAGGactgcaactacatgtacattccaTCTTTGAGACAAAATCCCTTATAAGTTTGGAATAAACACCAAATAATAAAACACAATCCATATAACTATcaaaaaattgatgaaaatagACATAGGATGAAGAGAAAAGAAATCTACCATTAAACAAACCATTGCACATTACACTTTATTTGGACTAATAAATATTCAAGGTCCAAGTTCAGACCTTTCAGATTTGCCTGCTTCAGTCAAATCAACAGGTTCCTCTGCTATATGAGCAGAGGCCATTTGATTCTCTTCATCAGTGAAAGAGGAATTCAGATTCTCTCCCTCCTCTTCTGATCGGGTTAAATCTTCTGAGTTTTCAGAAGTCAGCTGCCATCCAGACATACCTACTTTGAAATGTGACTTCTTGTGTCGCTGCAGATTCCAGCTGCGAGAGAACCGCTTGCCGCAGATGGGACACACATGGCGCAGGACATGGTTGTATCTGTGAAATTTAAGGGATCTGTTGTCTCTGAAGCTTTTGCCACACGTACTACAAGTGAACAGTTCTCCTGAAGAACTTCCTAACTCACTTCTTGTGTGCTCATGCTTCTGAGGGAAGGTCGACTTCCTGTTACGCTTTGGTATAAAAGATGGATGGCCCCTTTCATGAAGAACCATGTGAATACCAAGAGTTTTACTGCTGTTGAACTTTTGTTGACATATAGAGCATGTGTGATAGAGCCCAGTGTTCTCCACCTCATTCTCAGTAGGAGAGGGGTGCTTTCCTAAATTAGACTGGCTTAATCCAACAGAATCTACAGGTTTCTGAGGAAAATTTGTCTCTATAGATATGTTAACACTTGGGTCATGGTGGTCTTCTGTTCTGTGTTGATCAATATCAGTACTGTTCTCTGATTTGTTCTTCTCTCTCGGTTTAGGAGCAAACAGGTGGAAAGGTTGTGGAGACGGCCGTGGAAACAATAAAGGGCGAGGGTAAGGAGTTCCTAGGTAAGTAGGAGATAACTGGGTCATGTCAATAATATTCAAGCCTGGGTTTGGCAAGTAGTGCATTCGCTTTGCTAAAGTGGCTGGTGACACAAGTTCCTCTCTAGCATGCTCTTCTCTGCTTGctgaaaaattacaaatattcGAATTTAAAGCATATGTTATAGTAGATAAcagtatatgtaaatattaaagggaaaggcaaccctaaccacattgttgcctttatgaataaagtattacttactgatatcgtaaatgacagtctttaacaacaaaaatccttgcttaacaattaaatcaatattaatctatcttatatttcaaattgcccgccgctaagagagcggtcatttataatttatgacgtcacactgtcAGTtctggtttatttcatcagcagcactgtaaagaTGACAGGttacgaacagttaagtttggagctgtatagatttgagcccgttcttccgcaagaagaaattaagaaaagaagacgttcagttgcgtcgcagaccaggcagatggtacacatttcttcatacatgtaaatgtctcaaacctcaacttgtcattatgcaaatgatggatccacattttacatagttttttttttacccaaataactgttgggtcaggaattttgaggaaaatttttttttcacatctccccttcgcattagtgtaattaactgcttcacaggaaggcatccacctatttacaatgtattcgtaaaatctCCCACATGCATGCGagtctttgatgatcttatctCATaaaa belongs to Ostrea edulis chromosome 7, xbOstEdul1.1, whole genome shotgun sequence and includes:
- the LOC125655911 gene encoding zinc finger and BTB domain-containing protein 42-like, whose translation is MDSAPLSMVYRSAKQLPKLNLAFQEFYKHEEFCDITLVTNTKRLRAHRVVLAAFSPYFYQAFSQQNNYLSDFNCHRLDEESLKCLLDFCYSGVITVDSVSAERLLSVASILQIKEVEKLCQTFLRAHQAFVCEIASEIQEKNSSPSPRGRGSTELFFVESSGRFSPGTSPSVSTSGRPVSETSSVENPDLEIVKQEHPEPASREEHAREELVSPATLAKRMHYLPNPGLNIIDMTQLSPTYLGTPYPRPLLFPRPSPQPFHLFAPKPREKNKSENSTDIDQHRTEDHHDPSVNISIETNFPQKPVDSVGLSQSNLGKHPSPTENEVENTGLYHTCSICQQKFNSSKTLGIHMVLHERGHPSFIPKRNRKSTFPQKHEHTRSELGSSSGELFTCSTCGKSFRDNRSLKFHRYNHVLRHVCPICGKRFSRSWNLQRHKKSHFKVGMSGWQLTSENSEDLTRSEEEGENLNSSFTDEENQMASAHIAEEPVDLTEAGKSERSELGP